A genome region from Fervidobacterium changbaicum includes the following:
- a CDS encoding ABC transporter substrate-binding protein, with the protein MRKLLVWFLVVLSVVLLATEFFTEDKMLCSSSQPKTGGTLRLALASTPESFLLYGSLDSSAYTVIMGPLMSPLVEYHPITNEIRPGLAKSWTVSSDGKQVWFYLRDALWSDGKPITADDVIFTMQYFVMNKYARGNSVDRFTIPDEKGVNKPITWTKINNKVVRAELPSPYGAFLTVLTAVYIYPKHKLEPLIDKNDLASVNKLWLTNVSPSEIVVNGPYKLSQVIVDQKIVLERNPYFWKKDPYGNQLPYFDKLEYLIIKDPEIRLAKFIAGEIDYMAISAADYPRLKQIEVAGNAPYVTFASKPVGSTPSPVHISFNFDTANPKLREIFRKLEFREAMEYALNRNRIIEEVYNGLAIPGGGLMLPTNKAFYNPKVEQLMRPFDLKKAASILDSLGLVDKNKDGLRDFPDGTTFEFTILVQNQPKDYQQIAYIFSEELKKIGVKTNLQILDSSVVGQMFGAGNFECGIRAFGNQPDPQLRKAIWQPGQQLYYWHYSTMNRNTNPPSPVFSEMFDWEKRIWEIFEKAQIEMNPKKRKALYDEWQELYYKYLPVIFVARQMNFFGAHKSLGNVVQSPEGLPTFTVWTTFRK; encoded by the coding sequence ATGAGAAAGTTGCTTGTATGGTTTTTGGTAGTTCTATCGGTTGTATTACTTGCCACAGAATTCTTCACCGAAGACAAGATGCTATGCAGTTCCTCACAACCAAAGACCGGAGGAACACTTAGATTGGCTTTAGCTTCAACACCAGAGTCCTTCCTTCTGTATGGTTCGCTGGATAGCTCAGCGTACACTGTTATAATGGGACCTCTTATGTCGCCACTTGTCGAGTACCACCCAATAACAAACGAGATTAGACCCGGGCTTGCCAAGTCTTGGACAGTCTCCAGTGATGGTAAGCAGGTTTGGTTCTACTTAAGGGATGCGTTATGGTCTGACGGAAAACCAATCACAGCAGACGATGTCATATTCACCATGCAGTATTTTGTGATGAACAAATATGCGCGTGGTAACTCAGTTGACAGATTTACGATCCCCGACGAAAAAGGTGTAAACAAGCCAATCACATGGACAAAGATAAACAACAAGGTTGTCAGAGCTGAACTCCCATCACCATACGGTGCGTTTTTAACAGTTTTGACAGCTGTTTACATCTATCCAAAGCATAAACTCGAACCTCTGATTGATAAGAACGATTTAGCTTCTGTGAACAAACTCTGGCTAACTAACGTTTCGCCGTCTGAAATCGTTGTAAACGGTCCTTACAAGTTGTCGCAGGTAATTGTGGACCAAAAAATTGTTTTGGAAAGGAATCCGTATTTCTGGAAGAAGGATCCATATGGTAACCAGCTACCGTACTTCGACAAGCTCGAGTACTTAATCATTAAAGACCCAGAAATTAGGCTTGCTAAGTTTATAGCCGGCGAAATTGACTACATGGCCATATCTGCCGCAGACTACCCAAGACTCAAGCAAATTGAGGTTGCAGGGAATGCTCCTTATGTGACATTCGCTTCTAAACCAGTCGGTTCTACACCAAGCCCTGTACATATCTCGTTCAATTTTGACACAGCAAACCCCAAACTGAGAGAGATATTTAGGAAGCTTGAATTCAGAGAGGCTATGGAATATGCTCTGAACAGGAACAGAATAATTGAGGAAGTTTACAACGGGCTTGCTATTCCAGGCGGTGGTCTCATGCTGCCAACTAACAAGGCGTTCTACAACCCAAAAGTGGAACAGCTCATGAGACCGTTTGATTTGAAAAAAGCAGCCAGCATTCTTGACTCACTTGGACTTGTCGACAAGAACAAAGATGGCCTTAGAGACTTTCCAGATGGCACAACTTTCGAATTCACAATTTTGGTGCAGAATCAACCAAAGGATTATCAACAAATCGCGTACATATTTAGCGAAGAACTGAAGAAAATAGGTGTGAAAACAAATCTCCAGATACTTGATTCCTCGGTCGTTGGGCAGATGTTTGGAGCTGGTAACTTTGAATGCGGTATCAGGGCTTTCGGAAATCAACCAGATCCGCAGTTAAGAAAGGCTATATGGCAACCTGGCCAGCAACTGTACTACTGGCACTATTCTACAATGAACAGAAACACAAATCCTCCATCACCTGTTTTCTCGGAGATGTTTGATTGGGAGAAGCGGATTTGGGAAATCTTTGAAAAAGCCCAGATAGAAATGAATCCGAAGAAGCGAAAGGCGCTCTACGATGAATGGCAGGAATTATACTACAAATACTTGCCGGTCATATTCGTCGCGAGACAGATGAACTTCTTTGGTGCTCATAAATCTCTTGGAAACGTTGTTCAGTCACCCGAAGGACTACCTACTTTCACTGTCTGGACAACCTTCAGAAAATGA
- a CDS encoding ABC transporter permease encodes MENLVSFIVRRILIMIPMMVIVSIICFTITELQPGDFLSQYLDNPRISPEQIEALKRELGLDKPAYYRYFLWVRNIVTKLDFGYSFSYQRPVFELIWERMGWTVGISLMTILLQWLIAIPLGIFSAFRPYSFWDYTFAVIAFIGISIPEFFLALILMYFALNAGYTYIGGLFSPEFIGAPWSLAKFIDLLKHLWIPLIVIGVSGVGGLYRIMRANLLDTIGSPFITALRARGLDEAVIKRHAVKNALNPLVSIAGMELPNVFSGTIIASIVLNLPTIGPFFYNALLNHDQYLVMSFLMFIAFITQIGNLLADIALALLDPRIRIA; translated from the coding sequence ATGGAGAACCTGGTTAGCTTTATCGTACGAAGGATATTGATAATGATACCAATGATGGTTATAGTGTCGATAATATGTTTCACGATCACCGAGCTCCAACCTGGAGATTTCCTTTCACAGTATCTCGATAACCCAAGAATTTCACCTGAACAGATCGAAGCTTTAAAGCGTGAACTCGGGCTTGATAAACCAGCGTATTACAGGTACTTTTTGTGGGTCAGGAACATCGTTACAAAGCTCGATTTTGGTTATAGTTTTTCCTATCAGCGACCTGTCTTTGAGTTAATTTGGGAGAGAATGGGTTGGACTGTAGGAATATCGCTAATGACCATTCTTCTTCAATGGCTTATCGCTATACCCCTTGGTATCTTTTCAGCATTTCGTCCTTACAGCTTCTGGGATTACACATTCGCTGTCATAGCCTTCATAGGTATATCAATACCGGAATTCTTTTTAGCCTTGATTTTGATGTACTTCGCTTTAAATGCAGGATATACGTACATAGGGGGCCTATTTTCTCCTGAATTTATCGGAGCACCCTGGTCGCTTGCCAAATTTATAGACTTGTTAAAGCATCTTTGGATACCGCTGATAGTGATAGGTGTGAGTGGTGTAGGTGGGTTATACCGCATCATGAGAGCGAACTTGCTGGACACCATCGGTTCACCTTTCATAACAGCACTAAGGGCAAGAGGTTTGGACGAAGCTGTGATAAAAAGACACGCAGTTAAGAACGCACTTAATCCATTGGTAAGTATTGCGGGTATGGAGCTGCCAAATGTTTTTAGTGGCACTATCATAGCCTCAATCGTCTTAAACCTTCCAACAATAGGTCCATTTTTTTACAACGCGCTTTTGAATCACGACCAATACTTGGTTATGTCGTTTCTGATGTTTATAGCGTTCATAACACAGATAGGCAATTTGTTGGCTGATATAGCTTTGGCGCTCCTGGATCCAAGAATAAGGATAGCGTAA